In a genomic window of Styela clava chromosome 7, kaStyClav1.hap1.2, whole genome shotgun sequence:
- the LOC120328427 gene encoding mannan-binding lectin serine protease 2-like, with protein MIPHSNQIVSTILLLLISTTPLFSRPVEHHLNEISGKIKSPSYPKSYPENVNISWYIEVKPGYRVELYFTEFDLEDSYDKDQGGACVYDFLKVMDGEKLMNKYCGNSRMNSIDAPRTSQKVRSTSNTMSLHFISDYSNEEPMPKGFFAHYTEIDRDECWELKMKAETAIEDWDTMLYCNQHCHNVPASYYCSCNPGFKLHENKHTCTNDCARKVLTGDEGEITTSRFPDEYSKLANCDWTIKKKEGIAIELQFVEKFDIEVHDDEGCVYDWVQYEDAYGVRSDKFCGTKLPNNGNWIITNSHLVKVIFVSDLTMEESGFKLKYRTTRVACFNNPKAPENGKITSIKKKENYEFEDVVTFKCDIGYRLIGKKKIECLSNGKWSDPEPKCQIKRCKHPVHLNNIKDGRIKEKVISLTYGSKVTVLCYQWYEMTSGTSVWRCGDDEKWHEYSRPVAINEKNNVPECQPICGLKGNEKIRKGTFDFGDVIPNIEDKEKLLDSQIIAGKKARLAEWPWVVYINLFGDNLEGHEFCGGNLVSHDVVITAAHCTARTYKRQIRVFAGVTDREKKKNKFENVQVFSVKDVFEHPNYSNTSQYENDIAILKLNASVKIGKYVRPICLPRSDREASLPVKALTEEDGYQKTGIIAGWGITELGYSSYKLMEARVPPIDHRKCKKHVSYDGDERLKVSDNMICAGFLDGQKDSCQGDSGGPYMFRDQAQHRWILSGIVSFGSSARDCGDKTFGIYTRVASYMSWIEPLIVS; from the exons ATGATACCCCACAGTAACCAAATCGTTTCAactattttgttgttgttgatatcAACGACACCATTGTTCTCACGACCTGTGGAACACCATTTAAACGAAATATCCGGCAAAATTAAATCGCCAAGCTATCCTAAGTCATATCCTGAAAATGTCAATATATCATGGTATATTGAAGTCAAGCCTGGATATCGCGTGGAACTATATTTCACAGAATTCGATTTAGAAGATTCCTATGATAAAGACCAAGGCGGAGCATGTGTCTATGATTTTTTGAAG GTAATGGACGGTGAAAAACTGATGAACAAGTATTGTGGTAACAGTCGGATGAACTCGATAGATGCTCCCAGAACTAGTCAGAAAGTAAGATCAACTAGTAACACAATGTCACTCCATTTTATCTCCGATTATTCAAATGAGGAACCAATGCCAAAGGGATTTTTTGCTCATTATACTGAAATAG ATAGAGATGAATGCTGGGAACTGAAGATGAAAGCCGAAACTGCGATTGAAGATTGGGATACAATGTTATATTGTAACCAGCATTGTCATAACGTTCCTGCCTCATATTACTGCAGTTGTAATCCTGGATTCAAGCTGCATGAAAATAAGCACACCTGTACAA ATGATTGTGCGAGAAAAGTTCTTACTGGTGATGAAGGAGAAATAACAACATCTCGGTTTCCTGATGAATATTCAAAACTTGCCAACTGTGACTGGACGATCAAG AAAAAAGAAGGCATAGCTATTGAACTGCaatttgtagagaaattcgATATCGAAGTTCATGATGACGAAGGATGTGTTTACGATTGGGTCCAG TATGAAGATGCATATGGAGTGCGGAGTGACAAATTTTGTGGAACAAAATTACCAAATAATGGCAATTGGATCATCACAAATTCCCATTTAGTCAAAGTCATATTTGTGAGCGATCTAACAATGGAGGAATCGGGATTCAAGTTAAAATACAGAACAACGC GTGTGGCGTGTTTTAATAATCCCAAAGCACCGGAGAATGGCAAAATCACATCGATtaaaaagaaggaaaattaCGAATTTGAGGATGTTGTAACGTTCAAGTGTGATATTGGATATAGGTTGATTGGGAAGAAGAAAATTGAATGTTTGAGTAATGGAAAGTGGAGCGATCCAGAACCGAAGTGTCAAA TAAAACGTTGCAAGCATCCCGTCCATCTTAACAATATAAAAGATGGAAGAATCAAGGAAAAAGTTATCAGTCTTACTTATGGATCCAAAGTTACAGTTCTCTGTTATCAATG GTATGAAATGACCTCTGGTACTTCTGTGTGGAGATGCGGAGATGATGAGAAATGGCATGAATATTCCCGGCCTGTGGCTATAAACGAAAAAAACAATGTTCCGGAATGTCAACCAA TTTGTGGTCTGAaaggaaatgaaaaaattcgGAAAGGCACTTTCGATTTTGGTGATGTTATTCCAAATATAGAGGACAAAGAAAAACTTCTGGATTCCCAAATTATCGCAGGAAAAAAGGCTCGTTTGGCTGAATGGCCTTGGGTCGTCTATATCAATTTAT TCGGTGACAACTTGGAAGGACATGAATTTTGTGGAGGAAATTTGGTGTCACACGATGTTGTCATTACTGCTGCTCACTGTACTGCAAG AACATATAAACGTCAAATTAGAGTGTTTGCTGGTGTTACCGAtcgagaaaaaaagaaaaacaagtttGAAAACGTTCAG GTTTTTTCAGTTAAAGATGTCTTTGAACACCCGAACTATTCCAACACATCGCAATATGAAAACGATATAGCTATATTAAAGCTCAACGCCTCAGTAAAAATCGGCAAATAT GTTCGACCTATATGTTTACCAAGATCCGACCGGGAAGCATCATTGCCGGTAAAAGCTCTAACAGAAGAAGACGGGTATCAAAAAACTGGAATTATTGCTGGGTGGGGAATAACAG AACTTGGATATTCATCGTACAAGTTGATGGAAGCAAGAGTACCACCGATTGATCAtagaaaatgtaaaaaacaCGTTTCGTATGATGGAGATGAACGCCTAAAAGTGTCTGATAATATGATATGTGCTGGATTTCT AGACGGCCAGAAAGACTCATGTCAAGGCGATTCAGGTGGTCCGTACATGTTTCGAGATCAAGCTCAGCACAGGTGGATACTTAGCGGCATTGTGTCTTTCGGATCATCAGCACGTGACTGCGGTGACAAAACGTTTGGAATTTACACCAGAGTAGCAAGTTATATGTCCTGGATCGAGCCACTTATTGTCAGCTAA